From Pelosinus fermentans DSM 17108, the proteins below share one genomic window:
- a CDS encoding TadE/TadG family type IV pilus assembly protein, giving the protein MMYFRNNRGQAMVEFAIIIPFFFFMLYACSYLGMFFHDYLILNEMTRNIARQASVGISLDTIKINYSNQTFLTSVYIFDSNTNVQLVTEPENENDTSEGQNVTVTLTASRNVTKDSFWEVLPETISSSLTMRKEE; this is encoded by the coding sequence ATGATGTATTTTAGGAATAACCGCGGCCAGGCTATGGTTGAATTTGCAATTATTATTCCTTTCTTCTTCTTTATGCTCTATGCTTGCTCTTACTTGGGAATGTTTTTTCATGATTATCTCATCTTAAATGAAATGACCCGTAATATTGCCCGACAGGCATCAGTGGGAATATCTCTTGATACCATAAAAATTAATTACAGTAATCAGACGTTTTTGACAAGCGTTTATATATTTGATTCAAATACAAATGTCCAATTGGTAACTGAGCCAGAAAATGAAAATGATACATCGGAAGGGCAGAATGTCACCGTTACATTGACGGCATCGCGGAATGTGACGAAAGACAGCTTTTGGGAAGTGCTTCCCGAAACCATTTCTTCATCATTAACGATGCGCAAGGAGGAATAG
- a CDS encoding type II and III secretion system protein family protein — translation MKKIPKICRQLIFFAWAMVFMAGTAMAQVSISMDVNQSTCLTTGGEITRVAIANPEIADITIISQDEMLVVAKKTGTTTLYIWTNDGMRQEYAVNIRDHDTQTSMAVEKMIGYAGVDVEKIGNKVLLKGKVKNQLEKSRAEKIAEMYGEKVVNLLEMTHPDQIQIEAKILEISTDKVKKLGIQYANASDIDTDSGIVTIGQTGMFGFGQTFSNSRDSSKSKMGGYADINATLQALITNGDAQILSQPSMVTMSGEKANILIGGEIPIPMSNSDGQITVEWREYGIKLNIEPSVDIDNKITSKVNAEVSTLDSSSAAAINLSSGLSIPALRSRKAETVIHLSSGSTMAIGGLLSSEEGKQVSKVPFLGDIPILGKFFRSTATSKEKKEIIILVTPTLVDETTPINMSDEMKKLLKGSKVEETDIK, via the coding sequence ATGAAGAAAATACCAAAAATATGCAGACAACTAATTTTTTTCGCCTGGGCTATGGTTTTCATGGCAGGGACTGCGATGGCTCAAGTAAGTATTTCAATGGATGTAAACCAGTCTACATGCCTTACTACCGGTGGGGAGATTACACGAGTTGCAATTGCCAATCCGGAAATTGCAGATATAACCATAATTTCCCAAGATGAGATGCTTGTTGTTGCAAAAAAAACGGGAACAACGACATTATACATATGGACAAATGATGGAATGCGTCAGGAATACGCAGTTAACATACGTGATCATGATACCCAAACCTCGATGGCAGTGGAAAAGATGATCGGCTATGCAGGGGTTGACGTAGAAAAGATAGGCAATAAGGTTTTGCTAAAAGGCAAAGTCAAAAATCAGCTGGAAAAAAGCCGTGCAGAAAAAATAGCAGAAATGTATGGTGAAAAGGTTGTTAATTTGCTGGAAATGACCCATCCTGATCAAATTCAGATTGAAGCGAAAATCTTGGAGATTTCCACAGACAAAGTGAAAAAATTAGGCATACAGTATGCTAATGCTTCCGATATTGATACAGACAGCGGAATCGTAACAATCGGGCAAACCGGTATGTTTGGCTTCGGACAGACCTTTTCCAATTCCCGTGATTCATCCAAGTCAAAGATGGGCGGTTATGCCGATATCAATGCAACGCTCCAGGCATTAATCACAAACGGTGATGCCCAAATTCTGTCCCAGCCAAGTATGGTTACCATGAGTGGCGAAAAAGCAAATATTCTTATCGGTGGGGAAATTCCAATTCCAATGAGTAATTCCGATGGGCAGATTACTGTAGAATGGCGGGAATACGGAATTAAACTTAATATTGAGCCAAGTGTTGATATAGACAATAAGATCACAAGTAAGGTGAATGCTGAAGTGAGTACACTTGACAGCTCTTCAGCGGCGGCGATTAATCTGAGCAGCGGCTTGTCGATACCGGCTCTGCGCTCACGCAAAGCAGAAACGGTTATTCACCTGTCGTCAGGCAGCACCATGGCGATTGGCGGACTTCTCAGTTCGGAAGAAGGCAAACAAGTTTCAAAAGTTCCATTTCTGGGTGATATTCCTATCTTAGGCAAGTTTTTCCGCAGTACGGCTACAAGTAAGGAAAAAAAGGAAATTATTATATTAGTGACACCAACGCTGGTAGATGAGACAACACCGATCAACATGTCAGATGAAATGAAGAAGCTGCTGAAAGGATCAAAAGTAGAGGAAACAGATATAAAGTAA
- a CDS encoding AAA family ATPase translates to MPEYRVLLIEQNRIMMERLSSVVRNTKNFQLVSRAMDAREALGQGGVFVPNLILLDIDAQESMQLVREFVRAFPQAGILALSSQWNAQAASTIVKAGAKGYLIKPFTSEELIAAINTFGNSGMGMISEVMTFFSPKGKSGKTTLIANLGMALAQKSGQNVAIIDADLQFGDMAVFFNLDPQSTIVEATRDIKFLSPISLNSYFMPIAEHVRVLCGTKRPEFAEDVSPKAFTDMISMARSLFRYILVDVPSAFNPISVAAAEASERVYLVSMISGGYEGKHMRQALEIFKAWPDYETKVKTIFTRVEPCDIQKQQQLETLIEYPVCSILPNEYLLVSEAANNGRMAVDIKPESPLARSIDLLAAQICGRPHKVG, encoded by the coding sequence ATGCCGGAATATCGTGTCCTGCTGATTGAACAGAATCGTATTATGATGGAGCGTTTATCTAGTGTAGTGCGAAACACAAAGAATTTTCAGCTTGTTTCCAGAGCCATGGATGCGCGGGAAGCTTTAGGACAAGGCGGTGTTTTTGTCCCCAATCTGATTTTATTAGATATTGATGCCCAGGAGAGTATGCAGCTTGTACGTGAATTTGTGCGTGCATTTCCCCAAGCGGGGATACTGGCCTTGAGTAGCCAATGGAATGCCCAGGCGGCCAGTACCATTGTCAAGGCAGGGGCCAAAGGGTATTTAATCAAGCCCTTTACAAGTGAAGAACTAATTGCCGCCATTAATACCTTTGGTAACAGTGGCATGGGGATGATTAGCGAAGTAATGACCTTTTTCAGTCCTAAAGGAAAAAGCGGCAAAACGACTTTGATTGCTAATTTGGGGATGGCTCTGGCACAAAAAAGCGGACAGAATGTGGCCATTATTGATGCCGATTTACAGTTCGGAGATATGGCAGTGTTTTTTAATCTCGATCCTCAAAGTACGATTGTGGAAGCAACGCGGGATATTAAGTTCTTGTCGCCTATTTCCCTCAATTCTTATTTCATGCCTATAGCCGAGCATGTCAGGGTGCTTTGTGGTACAAAACGCCCCGAATTTGCTGAAGATGTAAGTCCGAAAGCCTTTACTGATATGATCAGCATGGCCCGCAGTTTGTTTCGCTATATTTTAGTTGATGTCCCATCAGCTTTTAATCCCATTTCCGTTGCCGCTGCCGAAGCATCTGAGCGGGTTTATCTTGTTTCGATGATCAGTGGAGGTTATGAAGGTAAGCACATGCGGCAGGCGTTGGAGATTTTTAAAGCCTGGCCGGATTATGAGACAAAAGTAAAGACCATTTTTACAAGGGTTGAGCCATGTGATATACAAAAGCAGCAGCAATTAGAAACGCTGATCGAATATCCTGTATGCAGCATCCTGCCCAATGAATACCTGCTTGTTTCCGAAGCGGCTAATAATGGAAGAATGGCAGTGGATATCAAACCCGAATCACCTCTGGCCCGAAGTATTGATCTGCTGGCCGCTCAAATTTGCGGCAGACCGCATAAGGTGGGATAA
- a CDS encoding CpaF family protein, with protein MSLLERLGKKEGLEESKPIFAGRKNSSTDDQYQELKLDIHRRIVDEMNIEQQQILMNGQQDRREIEGIIAEYCNRVLDENPFAVPRGDRTAIVADLLDEMLGLGPIEPLLKDETVTEIMINGPKHIFVERLGKLHLTKVQFHDDMHLMNIIERIIAPLGRRIDESSPLVDARLEDGSRVNIIIPPLSLIGPCVTIRKFNKDPLTVENLIGFGSLSETMAGFLRACIAARLNIVVSGGTGSGKTTTLNVLSSFIPSDERIVTIEDAAELQLMQEHVVTLESRPANIEGSGQITIRDLVRNALRMRPDRIIVGEVRSGEALDMLQAMNTGHDGSLTTAHANSPRDVLSRLETMVLMAGMDLPVRAIREQISSAVDLIIQQSRIRDGSRKITYITEVQNMEGDVIILQDLFRFMQTGVDESGKILGNFESTGIRPNFMEKMETNGIKIPKNLFSLGNEMPRDEDWGQ; from the coding sequence ATGTCATTATTGGAACGCCTGGGGAAGAAAGAAGGCTTGGAAGAATCCAAACCGATTTTTGCCGGACGGAAAAATAGTTCTACAGATGATCAATACCAAGAATTGAAGCTGGACATCCATCGGCGTATTGTGGATGAAATGAATATCGAACAGCAGCAGATTTTGATGAATGGTCAGCAGGATCGCCGTGAAATTGAAGGCATCATAGCAGAGTATTGCAATCGGGTGCTGGATGAGAATCCCTTTGCCGTTCCCCGGGGAGACCGAACGGCGATTGTGGCGGATCTTTTGGATGAAATGCTGGGGCTGGGACCCATTGAGCCCCTGCTCAAGGATGAAACCGTTACGGAGATTATGATTAATGGACCGAAGCATATTTTTGTGGAACGCTTAGGTAAACTCCATCTTACCAAGGTGCAGTTTCATGATGATATGCATTTAATGAATATCATTGAACGAATCATTGCCCCCTTGGGCCGTCGGATTGATGAAAGCTCGCCCTTAGTTGATGCAAGACTAGAAGATGGTTCCCGTGTCAATATTATCATTCCCCCTCTGTCTCTGATCGGTCCTTGCGTGACCATTCGTAAGTTTAACAAAGACCCATTAACTGTGGAAAACTTGATTGGCTTTGGCTCCTTGAGTGAAACCATGGCAGGTTTTTTACGTGCCTGCATTGCGGCTCGCCTCAATATTGTCGTATCAGGGGGAACGGGGTCTGGTAAGACGACGACCCTCAATGTGCTTTCTTCCTTTATTCCTTCGGATGAGCGCATTGTTACTATTGAAGATGCGGCGGAACTGCAGCTGATGCAGGAGCATGTCGTCACTTTGGAGAGCCGTCCTGCCAATATTGAAGGTTCAGGGCAGATTACCATCCGGGATTTGGTTCGCAATGCACTGCGTATGCGCCCTGATCGAATTATCGTCGGCGAAGTGCGATCAGGTGAAGCGCTGGACATGCTCCAGGCCATGAATACAGGGCATGACGGTTCCTTGACCACAGCCCATGCCAATAGCCCCCGGGATGTATTAAGTCGTTTGGAGACTATGGTGCTGATGGCAGGCATGGATTTGCCCGTAAGGGCCATTCGCGAGCAGATTTCCTCGGCAGTGGATCTGATTATTCAGCAGTCCAGAATCCGGGATGGCAGCCGTAAGATTACCTATATCACAGAGGTCCAGAACATGGAAGGGGATGTCATCATTTTGCAGGATTTATTCCGTTTCATGCAGACCGGGGTTGATGAAAGCGGGAAGATCCTGGGAAATTTTGAGTCTACAGGAATCCGTCCTAATTTCATGGAAAAGATGGAAACAAACGGTATTAAGATTCCGAAGAATTTATTCAGCCTTGGCAATGAAATGCCAAGGGATGAAGATTGGGGGCAGTAA
- a CDS encoding type II secretion system F family protein, producing the protein MLIVALLSGMLVFIIFLVLIEYFGRGKTHITRKVLRYTEDARDMNDVEKKNDHVEKFMKFIRYLGLKVRGAPQAKSLEVKMQQAGFPLLGSEFLALVGVAVLSAGILGMMLTMKVLYAMAFGILTGLGCFLYLNIRIANRQKEFSNQLGDVLIMMSNAMRSGFSFMQAMDLIAKEMKPPVSVEFFKTIAEIRLGADTETALLNMGKRVQSSDLDLAVTAVLIQRQVGGNLAQILDTIAGTINERIKMKQEIKTLTAQGRLSGWVLAALPFVIAIFASIASPGYMRPFIDEPIGRVMLASALISELIGFLIIRKIVNLDV; encoded by the coding sequence ATGCTGATCGTAGCCTTACTCAGCGGCATGCTGGTATTTATCATTTTCCTAGTCTTAATTGAATACTTCGGTAGAGGAAAAACCCATATCACTCGCAAAGTTCTGCGTTATACAGAAGATGCAAGGGATATGAACGATGTCGAGAAGAAAAATGACCATGTTGAAAAATTCATGAAGTTTATCCGGTATTTAGGCTTGAAAGTCCGTGGGGCACCTCAGGCAAAAAGTCTTGAAGTCAAGATGCAGCAGGCGGGTTTTCCCTTGCTGGGATCGGAGTTTCTTGCTCTTGTTGGTGTTGCAGTTCTCTCTGCAGGCATTCTTGGAATGATGCTGACTATGAAAGTGCTCTATGCCATGGCCTTTGGTATACTGACAGGATTGGGATGCTTTCTGTATCTGAATATCCGAATTGCCAATCGGCAGAAGGAGTTTAGCAATCAGCTGGGTGATGTGCTGATCATGATGTCTAATGCCATGCGTTCCGGTTTCAGTTTTATGCAGGCTATGGATTTGATTGCTAAAGAGATGAAACCGCCGGTTTCTGTGGAGTTCTTTAAAACCATAGCGGAAATCCGCCTGGGGGCAGATACAGAAACGGCTTTGCTTAATATGGGGAAACGGGTGCAAAGCTCAGATCTGGATCTTGCTGTTACCGCCGTTCTTATTCAGCGTCAGGTTGGCGGTAACCTGGCTCAAATCCTGGATACCATTGCCGGAACCATTAATGAACGAATTAAGATGAAACAGGAAATCAAAACCCTGACAGCCCAGGGACGTCTTTCCGGCTGGGTGCTGGCAGCGTTGCCCTTTGTGATTGCAATCTTTGCTTCTATTGCAAGTCCAGGATATATGCGGCCATTTATTGATGAGCCGATAGGGCGCGTGATGTTGGCAAGTGCACTTATTTCTGAGCTGATAGGTTTTTTGATTATACGTAAAATTGTCAATCTTGATGTCTAA
- a CDS encoding type II secretion system F family protein, whose amino-acid sequence MALWIALASGFFLFLFFYLFVITKIAPKTQVKERVQRLRRPATLDEQVRFESENLNKPFTERIILPFFHQIEEWMIRIAPGRIYEMLADRIMRAGKQYVWSVNAFVCFWMISSVAFMVVMVFFAFYVKHMAFIQGFALVLCALILGAALPVVFLDSLIAKRRKLILRQLPEVLDLLCVSVQAGLSFDGAMAKVADKMKGPLIDECTKMLRDIRMGMTRRQALTNMAERCRIQEVHLFTAAVVQSDRLGVSMAKTLVVQSENMRERRRQTVKEQALKAPVKMLFPLAVFIFPALFVVVLLPTVFSILRNLGSISK is encoded by the coding sequence ATGGCGTTATGGATTGCCCTTGCCTCTGGATTTTTTTTGTTTTTGTTTTTTTATTTGTTTGTGATTACCAAGATAGCTCCCAAAACTCAGGTTAAGGAACGGGTACAGCGGCTGCGCCGTCCTGCTACTTTGGATGAACAGGTCCGCTTTGAAAGTGAAAATCTGAATAAACCTTTTACGGAACGTATTATTCTGCCTTTTTTTCATCAGATCGAAGAATGGATGATTCGTATAGCTCCCGGGCGTATTTATGAAATGCTGGCAGACCGAATTATGCGTGCTGGAAAACAGTATGTATGGAGTGTTAATGCCTTTGTTTGTTTTTGGATGATTTCTTCTGTTGCTTTTATGGTGGTTATGGTATTTTTTGCTTTCTACGTAAAGCATATGGCTTTTATTCAGGGCTTTGCTCTGGTGCTTTGTGCCCTGATTTTAGGAGCAGCATTACCCGTTGTATTTTTGGACTCGCTGATTGCCAAGAGGAGGAAGTTGATTTTGCGTCAGCTTCCCGAAGTCTTGGATTTACTCTGCGTCAGTGTCCAGGCGGGTCTGTCCTTTGATGGTGCCATGGCGAAGGTAGCAGACAAAATGAAGGGACCATTGATTGATGAATGCACTAAAATGCTGCGTGATATCCGCATGGGGATGACACGAAGGCAGGCTTTAACCAATATGGCAGAACGATGCCGGATTCAGGAAGTGCATCTATTTACAGCGGCCGTTGTTCAGTCCGATCGTCTGGGAGTCAGTATGGCAAAGACCTTAGTTGTGCAGTCAGAAAATATGCGGGAAAGAAGACGCCAGACCGTTAAGGAACAAGCCTTAAAAGCACCTGTGAAAATGCTGTTCCCCTTGGCAGTATTTATTTTCCCCGCATTATTCGTTGTTGTTCTTTTGCCAACGGTTTTTTCAATTTTGCGTAATTTGGGGTCGATTTCAAAATGA
- a CDS encoding DUF192 domain-containing protein, whose product MRKIYLSLQDSAADNVLEFSVADTFLSRLKGLLGTTSLAENQGLLLCNCNSVHMIGMRYVLDIVYLDKNGVILKIVENLKPWQVSCCWSAKDTLEVKSGTIQRLSWKGGDQLQLNKKGAKSS is encoded by the coding sequence ATGAGAAAAATATACCTATCACTTCAAGATTCTGCCGCCGACAATGTACTGGAATTTTCTGTGGCAGATACATTTCTTTCTCGTTTAAAAGGTCTTCTGGGAACAACATCATTAGCAGAGAATCAAGGACTGCTGCTATGTAATTGTAACAGCGTTCATATGATCGGGATGCGGTATGTCCTTGATATTGTCTATTTGGATAAAAATGGCGTCATTTTAAAAATAGTAGAAAACCTCAAACCCTGGCAGGTGAGTTGTTGCTGGTCAGCGAAAGATACACTGGAAGTAAAAAGCGGAACCATACAGCGTCTTAGCTGGAAGGGAGGAGATCAATTGCAGTTAAATAAAAAAGGAGCGAAATCATCATGA
- a CDS encoding pilus assembly protein TadG-related protein, translating into MNRFHFNQKGSILMLMAFTIPFLFAISAIAVDCGYLYVQRSHMQNVADAAVLAGASKLGVGKTDAQQLALTYIEKNKKASDGGIGIGNGIEISFPNEDSAKKIRVKIEESIHYSQLPFMSSVISLFKFSDDPIKLTVHAIASYSSSSLGIFDHSIISGGDGTFYLMGEWGSGGNKFNGPIHVNGIFQFDKNSEKGYGTDNIPSTGTEINAPITITAEKYDIGGLNKTANQVLAPKFSYGTDKIDITETNPTVKAKIDALTNKVNTFSTSHPASAAGGSGVDALKLTSPLYVEGNLGSGYSTKNIISGPNSNGGVVNNDVVIVATGDIALNFSSITFSNTATITLISLTGNIMISGGNMINVNALAPHGSITVNGGGTTINGYLIGQSVSLGQGARTYQNSHWSGGSGGSGKVRLTE; encoded by the coding sequence ATGAACCGTTTTCATTTCAATCAAAAGGGTTCTATTCTTATGCTTATGGCTTTTACCATTCCCTTTCTCTTTGCTATCAGCGCGATTGCCGTTGACTGCGGCTATCTCTATGTCCAACGATCCCATATGCAAAATGTTGCTGATGCCGCCGTACTGGCAGGTGCATCAAAACTTGGTGTGGGCAAAACAGATGCGCAGCAACTGGCTTTAACATACATAGAAAAAAACAAGAAGGCTTCGGATGGAGGCATTGGGATCGGTAACGGAATCGAGATCAGCTTTCCTAATGAAGATAGTGCAAAAAAAATTCGTGTAAAGATTGAAGAGTCGATACACTATTCACAGCTACCATTTATGAGCTCTGTCATTTCTTTGTTCAAATTCAGTGACGATCCTATAAAGCTTACTGTACATGCGATAGCTTCTTATAGCAGCAGCTCCCTTGGTATATTTGATCATAGTATTATCTCCGGTGGTGATGGAACATTTTATTTAATGGGCGAATGGGGTTCTGGCGGTAATAAATTTAATGGGCCAATCCATGTAAACGGAATATTTCAATTTGACAAAAATAGTGAAAAGGGCTATGGTACCGATAATATTCCAAGCACAGGAACAGAAATTAATGCTCCTATTACCATAACAGCCGAAAAATATGATATTGGAGGTTTAAATAAAACCGCAAATCAGGTTTTGGCACCTAAGTTTTCATATGGCACAGATAAAATTGATATTACTGAAACCAACCCAACTGTAAAAGCTAAAATTGATGCTCTCACCAATAAAGTAAATACCTTTTCTACTTCTCATCCAGCTTCTGCTGCAGGCGGTAGTGGGGTTGATGCTTTAAAGCTTACTTCCCCATTATATGTAGAGGGAAATTTGGGTAGTGGCTACAGTACAAAAAATATTATTTCCGGTCCCAATTCTAATGGCGGCGTAGTAAATAATGATGTAGTAATTGTTGCAACAGGAGATATTGCACTCAATTTTTCATCCATTACCTTTTCCAATACCGCAACAATTACTCTGATCTCTTTAACCGGCAATATCATGATCAGTGGCGGAAACATGATTAATGTAAATGCACTTGCTCCCCACGGAAGTATTACAGTAAATGGTGGCGGCACAACAATCAACGGCTATCTTATTGGGCAGAGTGTCTCTTTAGGGCAAGGTGCCCGAACATATCAGAATTCTCATTGGTCAGGTGGCAGCGGCGGTTCAGGCAAGGTAAGACTGACAGAATAA
- a CDS encoding nucleotide sugar dehydrogenase, whose translation METIERIRAKKDFLAVVGLGYVGLPLAVAFAEKVKTLGFDINQEKISIYQKGIDPTNEIGDEKIQNSTLEFTTDPTRLKEAKFIIVAVPTPVNGDKTPNLVPIINASKIIGRNLSQGSIIVFESTVYPGVTEDVCGPILEKESGLVCGKDFKIGYSPERINPGDRVHTLENIQKIVAGMDEETVENIAAVYELIIHAGVYRAPSIKVAEAAKLAENAQRDINIAFMNELAMAFDRMGISTKEVIDAMNTKWNALGFYPGLVGGHCIGVDPYYFIYQAKMLGYYSQIIAAGRKVNDNMAIFVTDNIIKKMIQSNINVKKSNIYIMGITFKENCPDMRNSKAVDVCKHLATYGIKVKVVDPIADKAEFKKEFDMDLVDLKDVRNADCLVFLVAHQQFKDLRTTDFRKFFKSQKLQTKDVFIDIKSIFEQKAIEEEGYSYWSL comes from the coding sequence ATGGAAACAATTGAAAGAATTCGAGCCAAAAAAGATTTTTTAGCAGTTGTCGGACTTGGTTATGTAGGTTTGCCGCTTGCGGTTGCTTTTGCTGAAAAAGTTAAAACCCTGGGATTTGATATTAACCAAGAAAAAATTAGTATCTACCAAAAGGGAATCGATCCTACTAATGAAATTGGTGATGAAAAAATCCAAAATTCAACCTTAGAATTTACCACAGATCCAACAAGACTAAAAGAAGCCAAGTTTATTATTGTAGCTGTTCCAACGCCTGTCAATGGTGATAAAACGCCTAATTTGGTACCGATTATCAATGCCAGTAAAATAATAGGAAGAAATTTATCCCAAGGCAGCATAATTGTCTTTGAATCCACAGTATATCCAGGAGTTACAGAAGACGTTTGCGGTCCTATTTTAGAAAAGGAGTCAGGTTTAGTATGCGGCAAAGATTTTAAAATCGGATATTCTCCTGAACGGATTAATCCTGGAGATAGGGTGCATACACTTGAAAATATTCAAAAAATCGTTGCGGGTATGGATGAAGAAACAGTGGAGAACATTGCGGCTGTCTATGAGCTGATTATTCATGCAGGTGTTTATCGAGCACCCAGTATCAAAGTAGCAGAGGCAGCAAAATTGGCTGAAAACGCCCAAAGAGATATTAATATTGCTTTTATGAATGAATTGGCAATGGCATTTGATCGAATGGGAATCAGTACCAAAGAAGTGATTGATGCCATGAATACCAAATGGAATGCGTTAGGCTTTTATCCTGGATTAGTGGGTGGTCATTGTATTGGTGTCGATCCCTATTATTTTATTTATCAGGCCAAAATGCTGGGCTATTACTCACAGATTATTGCCGCTGGCAGAAAAGTCAATGATAATATGGCGATTTTTGTCACCGACAATATTATAAAAAAAATGATTCAATCCAATATAAATGTAAAAAAATCTAACATTTACATTATGGGAATCACTTTCAAAGAAAATTGTCCGGATATGCGCAATTCAAAGGCGGTAGATGTTTGTAAACATCTTGCCACATATGGAATCAAAGTAAAGGTGGTAGACCCTATTGCTGATAAAGCAGAATTTAAAAAAGAATTTGATATGGATTTAGTAGATCTAAAAGATGTTCGAAACGCTGATTGTCTGGTATTTTTAGTAGCGCACCAACAATTTAAGGATTTGCGGACAACGGATTTTAGAAAGTTCTTTAAATCGCAAAAGTTACAAACAAAAGATGTCTTTATTGATATTAAAAGTATATTTGAGCAAAAGGCCATAGAAGAAGAGGGATATTCTTACTGGAGTCTTTAA
- a CDS encoding AAA family ATPase, with protein sequence MVKQKVEEEIRSGIIMTVFSTASAVGKTLLSVNMAAELARSGYKVCVVDLDLQFGDICNYLHLSPQKTIYDAHKAAENTVGQLDYGEYMTPYEYEDTVFSVLAAPLKMEEAYNIPTQAVIEVLAGIRGEYDYVVLDTTATFSDLNLAVMDLSTMITFVGIVDFIPTIKNMKVGYDTMRSIGYEKNKIRFVLNRSNSKTHIELQDVEQLLEERFYHILPNDFLTAIDSIHQGIPLVINDEETVLSRGMQELIEKYTNRARQRSSRKNASLSSWVKRLFK encoded by the coding sequence GTGGTGAAGCAAAAGGTGGAAGAAGAAATCAGAAGCGGTATCATCATGACGGTATTTAGTACCGCATCTGCTGTTGGAAAAACGCTGCTGAGTGTTAATATGGCAGCTGAACTGGCGAGAAGCGGCTACAAAGTCTGCGTGGTAGATCTGGATTTACAGTTTGGCGATATCTGCAATTATTTGCATTTGTCTCCCCAAAAGACGATTTATGACGCTCACAAGGCGGCTGAAAATACTGTAGGCCAGTTGGATTACGGTGAATACATGACACCTTATGAATATGAAGATACAGTTTTTTCCGTATTGGCAGCACCACTAAAAATGGAAGAGGCATATAACATTCCGACTCAGGCTGTGATTGAAGTGCTTGCTGGAATTCGTGGGGAATATGATTATGTGGTGCTTGATACGACAGCTACGTTTAGTGATCTGAATTTGGCAGTGATGGATTTGAGTACCATGATCACGTTTGTCGGAATTGTGGATTTTATTCCTACGATTAAGAACATGAAAGTTGGCTATGATACCATGCGCAGTATCGGCTATGAAAAAAATAAAATTCGGTTTGTTCTAAATCGCAGCAATTCCAAAACCCATATTGAACTGCAGGATGTTGAGCAGCTATTGGAAGAGCGCTTTTACCATATCTTGCCCAATGATTTTCTAACTGCCATTGATTCTATTCATCAGGGAATTCCCTTGGTCATTAATGATGAAGAGACAGTGTTAAGCAGGGGAATGCAGGAACTGATTGAGAAATATACAAATCGTGCACGGCAAAGAAGCAGCAGGAAAAATGCCTCATTATCATCTTGGGTAAAGCGGTTATTTAAATAA